One region of Salvia miltiorrhiza cultivar Shanhuang (shh) chromosome 3, IMPLAD_Smil_shh, whole genome shotgun sequence genomic DNA includes:
- the LOC131014155 gene encoding uncharacterized protein LOC131014155, whose protein sequence is MEKYLDPAATEKTKSVKRRPWKRSLVELNGRADPNYRHYLSSLIINSYSKKGAFPHKYHVNGEPCQTHIGWFINGGLNDYSSAITRQGISSLEFDSKGVYLASVTKSGCLTVHDFDNIRSPDSKEDEGKQLLHISTSQQIDVVRWNLTNQDEIACTSMRSSEIHIFDIGYISSEPVEVLRKRPNITVHGLNVHKGFSDIAFSSDDNSRLLASDTSGVINIWDRRVSDVPCLELTTNSTGLLNSIKLSGDNEIVFGASKQGSIFIWDLRGGRSLSTFRNHKEEYHSPLITVKLALELEKISSLKAQSNIVPKEIHSIDIDPSCPYQLAFHLDDGWSGILDTNKLQVTHIHCPPPPWLDEPNDFADLSYLRRPCWLPINSIYAVGSLSSDGLYLLDFYPDFTSSCHVDYNEEVQSGAKATIRPRQNRHLPLSESVTACVSHPFDGTIVAGTKLSSLLVISQ, encoded by the exons ATGGAAAAATACTTGGATCCTGCAGCAACGGAGAAAACCAAGTCCGTGAAGCG GCGGCCGTGGAAGAGAAGTCTTGTCGAATTAAACGGAAGAGCCGATCCCAATTATCGCCATTATCTTTCTTCTCttataattaattcatattcTAAG AAAGGAGCATTTCCTCATAAATATCATGTCAATGGGGAGCCTTGCCAGACCCAC ATTGGTTGGTTTATCAACGGTGGACTGAATGATTACTCAAGTGCAATCACAAG GCAAGGTATCTCATCGCTTGAATTTGACTCGAAG GGTGTGTACTTGGCATCGGTAACAAAATCAGGTTGCTTAACTGTTCATGACTTTGACAATATTCGTAGTCCAG ATTCGAAAGAAGACGAAGGAAAGCAGTTGCTGCACATTTCCACATCTCAACAAATTGATGTTGTTCGGTGGAACCTTACTAACCAAGACGAG ATTGCGTGTACATCAATGAGAAGTAGTGAAATTCATATTTTTGATATTGGGTATATCTCATCTGAACCCGTTGAA GTACTGAGGAAGAGACCCAATATCACTGTCCATGGATTAAATGTCCACAAAGGCTTTTCTGACATTGCCTTTTCTTCTGATGACAATTCGAG GTTGCTTGCTTCGGATACTAGTGGTGTAATTAATATATGGGATAGAAGAGTTAGTGATGTTCCATGTTTGGAACTCACTACTAATTCAACTGGCTTGCTTAATAGCATCAAATTGAGCGGGGATAATGAG ATTGTTTTTGGAGCCAGCAAGCAGGGAAGTATATTTATCTGGGATCTACGTGGAGGAAGGTCATTATCCACTTTCAGAAACCATAAAGAG GAATATCATTCTCCTTTGATAACTGTGAAGTTGGCGCTTGAGTTGGAGAAGATATCATCTCTTAAG GCTCAATCAAACATTGTTCCAAAGGAGATACACTCAATTGACATCGATCCATCTTGCCCTTACCAACTAGCATTTCATCTTGACGATGGATG GTCGGGTATCCTGGACACCAACAAGCTTCAAGTGACACACATTCATTGCCCTCCACCTCCGTGGTT GGATGAGCCAAATGATTTTGCCGATCTTTCGTACTTGAGAAGGCCATGTTGGCTTCCTATCAACTCG ATCTATGCAGTCGGATCACTATCCAGTGATGGCCTTTATCTTCTAGATTTCTATCCAGATTTTACGTCCTCTTGTCATGTGGATTACAA TGAGGAGGTGCAAAGTGGTGCAAAAGCAACCATCCGCCCGAGGCAAAACAGACATTTACCATTGTCTGAAAGTGTTACTGCATGTGTTTCTCATCCTTTTGATGGGACCATTGTCGCTGGAACTAAG CTGTCATCGCTGCTCGTGATTTCCCAATAG
- the LOC131014156 gene encoding flowering locus K homology domain-like, with protein MVEENIEQQDLDNAQETEDVQETSNVPEGLFPPEDVQDDVKDYTILEEKKWPGWPGENVFRMLVPAQKVGGIIGRKGEYIKKICEETKARIKILDGPPGTTERTVMVSAKEEPDLLIPPALNGLLKIHRHILDAGSDAANAPAGGTFCTRLLVAAMQAGSLIGKQGATIKSIQDDSHCTIRVIGGENLPAVALPDDSVVEIQGEPAGLDKAVEIIGTHLRKFLVDRSVIGVFEMQTQMPSARANQNVHASQSWGPPQSDFSVNPGGHGYEPDLSYMAPRPHQYDDYYSPADMPFDKQPRSGPHTYGRDISAGAHATNVQPQEAMLAKVTQNMQILLAYADAVIGVNGANISYIRRTSGATIAIQETRGVPGEMTVEINGSASQVQVAHQLIQNCIADAMSNAQNPTTGGQPMQGYNPYPSHGPAYGSSASNAAGQTSHVQSGDYGSMYGASYGY; from the exons ATGGTCGAGGAAAACATTGAGCAACAGGATTTAGACAATGCACAAGAGACGGAGGATGTGCAAGAGACTAGTAATGTGCCTGAGGGCTTGTTTCCACCAGAAGATGTACAGGACGATGTAAAAGATTATACTATTCTTGAGGAAAAGAAATGGCCCGGTTGGCCTGGAGAGAATGTGTTTAGGATGCTAGTTCCCGCGCAAAAAGTTGGTGGTATAATTGGACGCAAAGGAGaatatattaagaaaatatgTGAGGAAACAAAGGCGCGAATTAAGATTCTTGATGGTCCTCCTGGGACCACAGAAAGAACT GTAATGGTTTCTGCAAAGGAAGAGCCTGATCTCCTGATTCCACCTGCCTTGAATGGTCTTCTGAAGATCCATAGACATATTCTTGATGCAGGTTCAGATGCAGCTAATGCACCAGCTGGTGGAACATTTTGTACGAGACTTCTTGTGGCAGCTATGCAGGCTGGCAGTTTGATTGGGAAGCAGGGTGCCACGATAAAGTCAATTCAAGATGATTCACATTGTACTATTCGAGTAATTGGGGGAG AGAACTTGCCTGCAGTTGCCTTACCAGATGACAGTGTAGTTGAGATACAAGGGGAGCCTGCAGGGTTGGACAAGGCCGTCGAAATCATTGGTACACATCTCAGAAAATTTTTAGTAGATCGAAGTGTAATTGGAGTATTTGAAATGCAG ACGCAAATGCCAAGTGCTCGAGCAAACCAGAATGTGCATGCATCCCAATCTTGGGGACCTCCTCAGTCAGATTTTTCTGTGAACCCTGGTGGACATGGTTATGAACCTGACTTGTCATATATGGCACCTCGTCCACATCAATATGATGATTACTATTCACCTGCTGACATGCCTTTTGATAAGCAGCCTCGCTCAGGCCCACATACTTATGGCAGAGACATCTCAGCGGGAGCTCATGCAACTAATGTGCAGCCTCAAGAAGCAATGCTTGCGAAG gtCACACAGAACATGCAAATTCTACTAGCATATGCCGATGCCGTAATTGGTGTTAATGGTGCGAATATCAGTTACATACGGCGTACTAGTGGTGCAACTATTGCAATACAGGAAACAAGAGGAGTTCCTGGTGAGATGACTGTTGAAATAAATGGCTCAGCATCACAAGTTCAAGTAGCACATCAGTTGATACAG AATTGCATCGCTGATGCCATGAGCAACGCACAGAACCCAACTACTGGGGGACAACCGATGCAAGGTTACAATCCATATCCCTCTCACGGCCCAGCGTATGGCTCTTCAGCATCTAATGCTGCTGGACAAACCAGTCATGTGCAGTCTGGAGACTATGGTTCCATGTATGGGGCAAGTTACGGATACTAG